A part of bacterium genomic DNA contains:
- a CDS encoding substrate-binding domain-containing protein gives MIGLVTKTDANPFFVTMRDAALRQAEEADVELRAMAGSYDGDWETQVEAIESLVASGAAGILITPSDPAALTDTVRRAREAGVLVIALDTPFDPPDSVDATFATDNFRAGELIGAWARARTDVSVPAVRIVTLDGSEARITLDVMRNQGFLSGFGVDIRDPTTMYDEDDPRIVGRAVTMGTAAGGRAAMEDLIRQDPEVNVVYTVNEPAAAGAFLALKDAGKENDVLIVSIDGSCEGVGRVATGEIDATSMQYPHKMATLGVDAIVEYSKTGRTPENTPGLDFHDTGVTLVTQHPTPGVPSITVEQAQNECWA, from the coding sequence ATGATCGGGCTCGTCACCAAGACCGACGCGAACCCGTTCTTCGTGACGATGAGAGACGCCGCGCTCCGCCAAGCCGAAGAAGCGGATGTCGAGTTGCGCGCTATGGCGGGCAGCTACGACGGAGACTGGGAGACGCAGGTCGAAGCAATCGAGAGTCTGGTCGCCAGCGGCGCTGCCGGTATTCTCATCACGCCTTCGGATCCGGCCGCTCTGACCGACACAGTGAGAAGGGCGCGAGAGGCTGGTGTATTGGTCATCGCGCTAGATACCCCCTTCGACCCGCCGGACTCTGTTGACGCCACCTTCGCCACGGACAACTTCAGGGCTGGTGAGTTGATAGGCGCATGGGCGCGAGCGAGGACCGATGTGTCGGTACCTGCGGTCAGGATCGTTACGCTGGACGGGTCCGAGGCCCGGATCACGTTGGATGTTATGCGCAACCAAGGCTTCCTGAGCGGCTTCGGTGTCGACATCAGAGACCCCACCACGATGTACGACGAAGACGATCCTCGTATCGTCGGGCGCGCTGTCACCATGGGCACGGCAGCCGGGGGGCGCGCCGCTATGGAAGATCTGATACGGCAAGATCCAGAAGTCAACGTCGTGTACACGGTCAACGAGCCCGCCGCAGCCGGCGCGTTCTTGGCGCTGAAAGACGCAGGCAAGGAGAACGACGTCCTGATCGTTTCTATCGACGGGAGCTGTGAGGGAGTAGGCCGTGTCGCCACAGGCGAGATCGACGCCACATCGATGCAGTATCCCCACAAAATGGCGACCCTCGGAGTTGACGCGATCGTCGAATACTCCAAAACAGGCAGGACACCGGAGAACACCCCCGGCCTGGACTTCCACGACACAGGCGTGACCCTGGTCACCCAACACCCGACCCCCGGAGTCCCATCGATCACAGTCGAACAAGCACAGAACGAATGCTGGGCTTAG